The genomic DNA GTTTACACGATGCTATTGTCTCGATGCTCGAATTTTCCCGCGGCGATGAGATTTTCTGTCGGAAGCTCATGTTCGGAAAGGGGTGATGCAAATGAGGAAACGACCAATCTCTTTTCTGGTTCGCTTAAATGAAAGCGAGCATGCTCGCCTTATGACAGAAGTGAAAAAAACGGGACTTTCTCGGGAAGCGTACATTCGGGCATTGATCAATGGGTATATTCCCAAACCGCTACCGCCCCTGGATTATTACGCGATGATGCGTGAACTGAACGCTATTGGGAATAACCTGAATCAACTCACTGTGAAGGCCCATACGACTGGACATCTGGAACGGGCTGCATTTCAGGTGGAAGCCGACCGC from Paenibacillus woosongensis includes the following:
- a CDS encoding plasmid mobilization protein, translated to MRKRPISFLVRLNESEHARLMTEVKKTGLSREAYIRALINGYIPKPLPPLDYYAMMRELNAIGNNLNQLTVKAHTTGHLERAAFQVEADRLRHAVQQIQQAVTEPERRPPVHPNVHPP